In Hydrogenovibrio marinus, a single genomic region encodes these proteins:
- a CDS encoding rhodanese-like domain-containing protein has protein sequence MNASLKSFVAEAKSHIREVDCEAAKDLINQGYKPLDVREAAEYLDGTIPMALHIPRGMLEPMCDPEFAGHNPKLGDLNQPWLIFCQSGGRGALAADTMQKMGYTDVVNLAGGFSAWKESEGETFCPPIENGLIRCDHPWNPGSPNN, from the coding sequence ATGAACGCATCATTGAAATCATTCGTAGCGGAAGCTAAATCACATATTCGTGAAGTCGATTGCGAAGCGGCAAAAGACCTTATCAACCAAGGTTACAAACCATTAGATGTCAGAGAAGCTGCCGAATATCTGGATGGAACCATCCCAATGGCATTGCATATTCCACGTGGCATGCTTGAACCTATGTGTGATCCCGAATTTGCAGGACACAACCCCAAACTGGGTGATTTGAACCAGCCATGGTTGATTTTTTGCCAAAGTGGTGGAAGAGGAGCCTTAGCTGCCGACACCATGCAAAAGATGGGATACACCGACGTAGTGAATCTTGCTGGCGGCTTTAGCGCATGGAAAGAATCTGAGGGAGAAACTTTCTGTCCTCCTATCGAAAACGGATTAATCCGATGCGACCATCCTTGGAACCCAGGTTCCCCCAACAACTAA
- the pyk gene encoding pyruvate kinase, producing MSSGLRRTKIVATLGPATDREGEMEKMIKAGVDVVRINMSHGNPQEHIERAARVRELAAKLDREVGVLVDLQGPKIRIARFAEGAIFLDPGAKFALDNNVDPHQGNKNEVGLTYKSLPYDVKPGNRLLLDDGRVVLDVDAVEGERVLCTVVVGGKLSNNKGINLLGGGLSASALTDKDKEDILTAAEIQADYLALSFPRSADDVEYCRSLAEKAGLHCSIVSKIERAEAVNDDFTLDSIILASDVIMIARGDLGVEVGDAQLPALQKKMIKRARQLNRVTITATQMMETMIENAIPTRAEVFDVANAVMDGTDAVMLSGETATGHSPSLVIQTMSNIAHEAEKSRTVRSSTHRMDESFTAVDETIAMAAMYAANHFDVKCIATLTESGNTPLLMSRISSGIPIIALTPHIETRRKVTLYRGVYPTSVDYTGMTDEEVQQNILKELVARGTAKSGDLVILTRGQARGEMGGTNQMEIVKLP from the coding sequence ATGTCATCTGGATTAAGACGTACCAAAATCGTTGCAACTTTAGGGCCTGCTACAGATCGCGAAGGCGAAATGGAGAAAATGATTAAGGCTGGTGTTGATGTAGTACGTATCAACATGTCGCATGGTAACCCTCAAGAGCATATTGAAAGAGCAGCAAGAGTTCGTGAACTTGCGGCTAAATTGGACAGAGAAGTCGGTGTACTTGTCGATTTGCAAGGGCCGAAAATTCGTATTGCACGTTTTGCGGAAGGCGCGATCTTTTTGGATCCGGGCGCTAAGTTTGCATTGGACAATAATGTAGACCCACATCAAGGTAACAAAAACGAAGTTGGTTTGACTTATAAGAGTTTGCCTTATGATGTTAAGCCAGGTAACCGTTTGTTGCTAGACGACGGTCGTGTTGTGCTTGATGTTGATGCGGTTGAAGGTGAGCGCGTTCTTTGTACTGTTGTTGTTGGTGGGAAACTTTCCAATAACAAAGGTATCAACTTGTTGGGGGGTGGTTTGTCTGCTTCTGCACTGACAGATAAAGACAAAGAAGATATTTTAACTGCTGCTGAAATTCAAGCGGATTACTTGGCACTGTCTTTCCCGCGTTCTGCTGACGATGTTGAATATTGCAGAAGCTTGGCAGAAAAGGCCGGTTTGCATTGTAGTATCGTTTCGAAAATCGAGCGTGCTGAAGCAGTTAATGATGACTTTACATTGGATAGCATTATTTTGGCTTCTGATGTCATCATGATTGCACGTGGTGACCTTGGTGTTGAGGTTGGTGATGCTCAGTTACCTGCACTTCAGAAGAAAATGATCAAGCGCGCGCGTCAATTGAACCGTGTCACCATTACTGCTACGCAGATGATGGAAACCATGATCGAAAACGCGATTCCAACTCGTGCAGAAGTGTTTGACGTTGCTAACGCGGTTATGGATGGTACAGATGCTGTGATGTTGTCTGGAGAAACGGCTACAGGACATTCTCCTAGTTTGGTTATTCAAACCATGTCAAACATTGCGCATGAAGCTGAGAAGAGCCGTACCGTACGTTCTTCAACACACCGTATGGATGAATCTTTCACTGCTGTTGATGAAACAATTGCAATGGCAGCAATGTATGCAGCGAACCATTTTGATGTGAAGTGTATTGCTACCCTGACTGAGTCTGGTAACACGCCATTGTTGATGTCTCGTATCAGTTCCGGTATTCCAATTATCGCGTTGACACCACACATTGAAACTCGTAGAAAAGTGACTTTGTATCGCGGTGTTTATCCAACAAGTGTTGACTACACTGGAATGACGGACGAAGAAGTTCAGCAAAACATTTTGAAAGAGTTGGTTGCTAGAGGCACTGCTAAGTCAGGTGATCTAGTGATTCTTACCCGCGGTCAAGCAAGAGGCGAAATGGGTGGAACCAACCAAATGGAAATTGTAAAACTGCCTTAA
- the bioD gene encoding dethiobiotin synthase, protein MSKTINPTNNKGFFITGTDTEIGKTFVTGSIGHTLFTYGIHATPRKPVASGCIVKPDGSLESEDAAFLHSAFKTTNSLKQVCPYLFEQPVSPKLAMELNNSFLTIDDLTQNCQTDNPDEMVFVEGAGGFYSPLAIDGLNADLAVKLGYPVILVVGDRLGCINHALLSLEAISSRGLSTAAIIINHLHPTNRFTQGIESLVESPVFYCPYSESREPNTLSRELVNTLIQKKP, encoded by the coding sequence ATGAGCAAAACAATCAACCCTACAAATAACAAAGGCTTTTTCATCACGGGCACCGATACCGAAATTGGAAAAACCTTTGTTACTGGCTCGATTGGACACACCCTTTTCACCTATGGCATTCACGCCACACCTCGCAAACCTGTCGCATCGGGTTGTATTGTAAAACCTGATGGAAGCCTCGAATCAGAGGACGCTGCTTTCCTTCACTCAGCCTTCAAAACCACTAACAGTCTAAAGCAAGTCTGCCCTTACCTTTTTGAACAGCCTGTTTCTCCTAAACTGGCAATGGAACTGAACAATTCCTTTTTGACGATTGATGATCTGACTCAGAACTGCCAGACTGACAATCCAGATGAAATGGTTTTTGTGGAAGGTGCTGGAGGGTTCTACTCACCCTTAGCAATAGATGGACTAAACGCTGATTTAGCGGTCAAACTCGGTTACCCTGTAATTCTGGTCGTTGGCGATCGTTTGGGCTGCATCAATCACGCTTTATTGAGCCTTGAAGCAATATCTAGCCGAGGGTTAAGCACTGCTGCAATCATCATCAACCACTTACACCCAACCAATCGTTTTACTCAAGGTATTGAGTCGCTTGTTGAAAGCCCAGTGTTCTACTGCCCTTACTCAGAGAGTCGGGAGCCAAACACGCTAAGCCGTGAACTGGTGAACACTCTCATTCAGAAGAAGCCTTAA
- the rpe gene encoding ribulose-phosphate 3-epimerase, translated as MAKKENWIAPSILSADFAQLGKDVKDVIAAGADVVHFDVMDNHYVPNLTIGPLVCESLKNFMVREDVKAPIDVHLMVKPVDQLIGDFANAGADYITFHPEASAHIDRSLQLIKGAGCKAGLVFNPATSLSYLEHVLDKIDMILIMSVNPGFGGQAFIPQALEKLKAARKMIDESGCDIRLEIDGGVKVENIAEVAAAGCDTFVSGSGIFGKANASDANRYDTVIKQMREELAKA; from the coding sequence ATGGCTAAAAAAGAAAACTGGATTGCGCCTTCCATTTTGTCAGCTGACTTTGCGCAATTAGGTAAAGATGTAAAAGACGTTATCGCTGCGGGTGCGGATGTTGTTCACTTTGACGTAATGGATAACCATTATGTTCCTAACTTGACGATTGGACCTTTGGTTTGTGAGTCATTGAAAAACTTCATGGTTCGCGAAGACGTTAAAGCACCAATCGATGTACATTTGATGGTGAAGCCAGTTGATCAGTTGATTGGTGACTTCGCGAATGCTGGTGCAGATTACATTACTTTCCATCCAGAAGCTTCTGCGCACATTGATCGTTCTTTGCAATTGATTAAAGGCGCTGGCTGTAAAGCAGGTTTGGTATTTAATCCAGCAACCTCTTTGAGCTACCTTGAGCACGTATTGGATAAAATCGATATGATTTTGATCATGTCTGTTAACCCTGGTTTCGGTGGTCAAGCATTCATTCCTCAAGCACTAGAGAAATTGAAAGCGGCTCGTAAGATGATTGACGAGTCAGGTTGTGACATCCGTCTTGAAATCGATGGTGGTGTTAAAGTAGAAAATATTGCGGAAGTGGCTGCGGCTGGTTGCGATACATTCGTATCTGGTTCTGGTATTTTCGGTAAGGCGAATGCTTCTGATGCGAACCGTTATGACACGGTGATCAAGCAAATGCGTGAAGAGCTAGCGAAAGCTTAA
- the tkt gene encoding transketolase, whose protein sequence is MPTRRELANAIRALSMDAVQKAKSGHPGAPMGMADIAEVLWNSHMKFNPTNAKWADRDRFVLSNGHGSMLIYSLLHLTGFDLGMEDIKNFRQLHAKTAGHPEYGYADGIETTTGPLGQGITNAVGMAIAERTLAAQFNKPGHTIVDHNTYVFMGDGCLMEGLSHESAAMAGTLGLGKLIAFWDDNDISIDGHISDWMERDVAGRFESYDWHVIRDVDGHNADAVNAAIEAAKAETGKPTLICTRTTIGFGSPNLCGTHDCHGAPLGDEEIKLTRENLGWEYEPFVIPQEIYDGWDHKAQGAADEAAWNAKFEAYRAEYPAEAAEFERRMAGDLPANFEVEMDKFIAKTQEEMPNIASRKASQNAIEAMGPLLPEMFGGSADLTGSNLTNWSGTVKVNHANANGNYLSWGVREFGMAHMMNGMVLHGGFKVYGGTFFMFMEFMRNALRMSALMKIGTIYVFTHDSIGLGEDGPTHQPVEQMATMRVIPNFQTWRGCDAVESAVSWKLAMLRGNAPTALVFSRQNLTPMPRTAEQVKNIEKGGYVLKDCAGTPDIIFISTGSEVGLAVEAAEAMNANVRVVSMPCTDAFDEQDQAYKDSVLIPGVKRVAIEAGVADSWYKYVGLDGGFVCMKSFGESAPAGDLFKEFGFTVENVVATANKVLGK, encoded by the coding sequence ATGCCAACTCGTAGAGAACTTGCAAATGCTATCCGCGCACTAAGTATGGATGCAGTACAAAAAGCCAAATCAGGTCACCCTGGTGCCCCAATGGGTATGGCGGATATTGCCGAAGTACTGTGGAATAGCCACATGAAATTTAACCCAACCAATGCAAAATGGGCGGATAGAGACCGTTTCGTATTGTCAAACGGTCACGGTTCAATGTTGATCTATTCATTGCTACATTTGACCGGTTTCGATTTGGGCATGGAAGACATTAAAAACTTCCGTCAGTTGCATGCTAAAACAGCGGGTCACCCTGAGTACGGTTATGCTGATGGTATTGAAACAACAACTGGTCCTCTAGGGCAAGGGATTACCAATGCTGTAGGTATGGCGATTGCAGAACGTACTTTGGCCGCGCAATTCAACAAGCCTGGTCACACAATTGTTGATCACAACACTTATGTATTCATGGGTGACGGTTGTTTGATGGAAGGTCTGTCTCACGAATCGGCTGCAATGGCAGGTACGCTTGGTCTAGGTAAGTTGATTGCCTTTTGGGATGATAACGATATTTCTATCGATGGTCACATTTCTGACTGGATGGAGCGTGATGTTGCAGGTCGTTTCGAATCCTACGACTGGCACGTTATCCGTGATGTTGATGGTCACAATGCTGATGCTGTTAATGCAGCGATCGAAGCGGCTAAAGCAGAAACTGGTAAGCCAACATTGATTTGTACTCGTACAACAATCGGTTTTGGTTCACCAAACCTATGTGGAACGCATGACTGTCACGGTGCGCCTCTAGGGGATGAAGAAATCAAACTAACGCGTGAAAATCTAGGTTGGGAATACGAGCCATTCGTTATTCCACAAGAGATTTACGATGGTTGGGATCACAAAGCACAAGGTGCGGCTGATGAAGCGGCTTGGAATGCTAAGTTTGAAGCTTACCGTGCTGAATACCCAGCTGAAGCAGCTGAGTTTGAGCGTCGTATGGCGGGTGATTTGCCTGCAAACTTTGAAGTTGAGATGGATAAGTTCATCGCTAAGACTCAAGAAGAAATGCCAAACATCGCTTCTCGTAAAGCGTCTCAAAACGCAATCGAAGCAATGGGTCCACTACTACCAGAAATGTTCGGTGGTTCTGCTGACTTGACTGGTTCTAACCTGACCAACTGGTCTGGTACCGTTAAAGTTAACCATGCTAATGCGAACGGTAACTACCTATCATGGGGTGTTCGTGAATTCGGTATGGCTCACATGATGAACGGTATGGTTCTTCATGGTGGTTTCAAAGTTTATGGTGGTACTTTCTTCATGTTCATGGAATTCATGCGTAACGCGTTGCGTATGTCTGCATTGATGAAGATCGGTACGATCTATGTTTTCACACATGACTCAATCGGTTTGGGTGAAGATGGCCCTACGCATCAGCCAGTAGAACAAATGGCAACTATGCGTGTGATCCCTAATTTCCAAACTTGGCGTGGATGTGATGCAGTTGAATCTGCAGTTTCTTGGAAATTGGCTATGTTGCGTGGCAACGCGCCAACTGCGTTGGTATTCTCTCGTCAAAACTTGACGCCTATGCCGCGTACTGCTGAGCAAGTTAAAAACATCGAGAAAGGTGGATATGTATTGAAAGATTGCGCTGGTACGCCAGACATTATCTTTATCTCGACTGGTTCTGAAGTTGGTTTGGCAGTTGAAGCAGCTGAAGCAATGAACGCGAACGTTCGTGTTGTTTCAATGCCATGTACAGATGCATTTGACGAGCAAGATCAAGCTTACAAGGATTCTGTATTGATTCCTGGTGTTAAGCGTGTTGCGATCGAAGCAGGTGTAGCGGATTCTTGGTACAAGTATGTTGGCCTAGATGGTGGATTCGTTTGCATGAAGAGCTTCGGTGAGTCTGCACCGGCTGGTGATCTGTTCAAAGAGTTTGGTTTCACAGTTGAAAACGTTGTTGCGACTGCGAACAAGGTTCTTGGTAAATAA
- the fba gene encoding class II fructose-bisphosphate aldolase (catalyzes the reversible aldol condensation of dihydroxyacetonephosphate and glyceraldehyde 3-phosphate in the Calvin cycle, glycolysis, and/or gluconeogenesis), which yields MAMITLRELMDYAAENSFGMPAFNVNNMEQVRAIMRAADACDSPVILQGSAGARKYAGEPMLRHMVAAAVEMYPHIPVVMHQDHGSDVGVCLRAIQSGFTSVMMDGSLMSDMKTPASYEYNAGITAEVVKIAHAGGVSVEGELGCLGSLETGKMGEEDGHGSDEELDHSMLLTDPEEAAQFVKDTNVDCLAVAVGTSHGAYKFTSKPSDDVLKIDQIAKIHKRIPDTHIVMHGSSSVPEEWLEIINNYGGDMGQTYGVPVEAIVEGIKHGVRKVNIDTDLRMASTGAIRKHLHDNPANFDPRKFFNAAENAMMEICKARFEAFGCAGHAAKIKSVGLEVMQARYASGSLDQRVN from the coding sequence ATGGCGATGATTACACTTCGTGAATTGATGGACTACGCGGCAGAAAACAGCTTTGGTATGCCTGCGTTCAACGTAAACAACATGGAACAAGTTCGCGCTATCATGCGTGCTGCGGATGCTTGTGATTCACCAGTTATCCTTCAGGGTTCTGCTGGTGCGCGTAAATATGCTGGTGAGCCAATGCTTCGTCATATGGTTGCAGCTGCGGTTGAAATGTATCCACACATCCCAGTTGTTATGCACCAAGACCACGGTTCTGATGTTGGTGTTTGTTTGCGTGCAATCCAATCTGGATTCACTTCTGTCATGATGGACGGTTCTTTGATGTCTGACATGAAGACTCCTGCTTCTTACGAGTACAACGCTGGCATCACTGCTGAAGTTGTTAAGATCGCTCACGCTGGCGGTGTTTCTGTTGAAGGTGAGCTTGGATGTCTAGGTTCTCTAGAAACTGGTAAGATGGGTGAAGAAGATGGTCACGGTTCTGATGAAGAACTAGATCACTCAATGCTTTTGACTGATCCTGAAGAAGCTGCACAGTTCGTTAAAGATACTAACGTTGACTGTTTGGCTGTTGCGGTTGGTACTTCTCACGGTGCTTACAAGTTCACTTCTAAGCCATCTGATGATGTTCTTAAAATCGACCAAATCGCTAAAATCCACAAGCGTATCCCTGATACTCATATCGTAATGCACGGTTCTTCTTCTGTTCCAGAAGAGTGGTTGGAAATCATCAACAACTACGGTGGTGACATGGGGCAAACTTATGGTGTTCCTGTTGAAGCTATCGTTGAAGGTATCAAGCACGGTGTTCGTAAAGTTAATATCGATACTGACTTGCGTATGGCGTCTACTGGTGCGATCCGTAAGCACTTGCATGACAACCCAGCTAACTTCGACCCACGTAAGTTCTTCAACGCTGCTGAAAACGCAATGATGGAAATCTGTAAAGCACGTTTCGAAGCATTCGGTTGTGCGGGTCATGCTGCTAAGATCAAGTCTGTTGGTCTTGAAGTAATGCAAGCTCGTTACGCTTCTGGTTCTTTGGATCAACGCGTTAATTAA
- a CDS encoding phosphoribosylaminoimidazolesuccinocarboxamide synthase: MKPLYESNLTSLPLINKGKVRDLYDVDDKHLLIVTTDRISAFDVVLPTPIPGKGRILTETAVFWMKKAADILPNQLADDVTLADILTPEELEQIQGRGMVVKKLKPLPVEAIVRGYLVGSGWKEYKKTQTVCGIPLPEGLKKAEQLPEPLFTPSTKAAVGEHDENISFEEVVKLMGEERAQKVKEYSLALYKMASEFAAERGIIIADTKFEFGEDENGVIHLIDEALTPDSSRFWPAKTYQVGKNPDSFDKQYIRDYLESLDWDKTAPGPELPEEIVDMTLQKYQEAQSRLMENL, translated from the coding sequence ATGAAACCTCTGTACGAATCAAACCTAACCAGCCTTCCTTTAATCAACAAAGGTAAAGTGCGCGACCTTTATGATGTTGACGACAAGCACCTGTTGATCGTCACCACAGACCGAATTTCTGCTTTTGACGTGGTGCTGCCAACGCCTATCCCTGGAAAGGGACGCATTCTGACTGAAACTGCGGTTTTCTGGATGAAAAAGGCCGCAGACATTCTTCCAAACCAATTGGCTGATGACGTCACCCTGGCAGATATTCTTACCCCGGAAGAACTTGAACAGATCCAAGGCAGAGGCATGGTTGTTAAAAAGCTTAAGCCACTACCGGTTGAAGCTATCGTTCGCGGCTACTTGGTAGGCTCAGGTTGGAAAGAGTACAAAAAAACGCAAACTGTCTGCGGCATTCCGCTACCGGAAGGACTCAAAAAGGCAGAGCAACTGCCTGAACCACTTTTCACTCCATCAACCAAAGCGGCTGTTGGTGAGCATGATGAAAACATCTCTTTTGAAGAAGTGGTCAAACTGATGGGTGAGGAGCGCGCGCAAAAGGTTAAGGAATACAGCCTAGCCCTTTACAAAATGGCTTCGGAATTCGCTGCCGAACGCGGCATCATCATCGCCGATACTAAGTTCGAGTTTGGTGAAGATGAAAATGGCGTCATCCACCTAATTGATGAAGCATTGACTCCAGACAGTTCTCGTTTCTGGCCAGCTAAGACTTACCAAGTCGGCAAAAATCCAGACAGCTTTGATAAACAGTACATTCGCGATTACTTGGAATCACTAGATTGGGACAAAACTGCACCCGGCCCAGAGCTTCCAGAAGAAATCGTTGATATGACTCTACAGAAATATCAAGAAGCGCAGTCCCGCTTGATGGAAAACCTGTAA
- the gap gene encoding type I glyceraldehyde-3-phosphate dehydrogenase translates to MTIKVGINGFGRIGRMAFRAAAKDFKNIEVVAINDLLDPEYLAYMLKYDSVHGRFDGDVSVVDGNLVVNGKTIRITAERNPADLKWDEVGADLVIECTGFFLTEDSCQAHLDAGAKKVVQSAPSKDHTPMFVYGVNHNEYAGQAIVSAASCTTNGLAPVAKVLNDNFGIKRGLMSTVHAATATQKTVDGPSSKDWRGGRGILENIIPSSTGAAKAVGKVLPALNGKLTGMAFRVPTSDVSVVDLTVELEKEASYDEICAAMKAASEGALAGVLGYTEEANVSTDFRGDSHPSIFDAKAGIALDSTFVKVVAWYDNEYGYTCNMMRVVEHVGSN, encoded by the coding sequence ATGACAATTAAAGTAGGTATTAACGGTTTTGGTCGTATCGGTCGTATGGCTTTCCGTGCTGCAGCAAAAGATTTCAAAAACATCGAAGTTGTTGCTATCAATGACTTGTTGGATCCAGAATATTTGGCGTACATGTTGAAGTACGATTCTGTTCACGGTCGTTTTGACGGTGATGTTTCTGTTGTTGACGGTAACCTTGTTGTTAACGGTAAAACTATCCGTATCACTGCTGAGCGTAACCCTGCTGACCTTAAGTGGGATGAAGTGGGTGCTGACCTAGTTATCGAATGTACTGGTTTCTTCTTGACTGAAGATTCTTGCCAAGCTCACCTTGACGCTGGTGCGAAGAAAGTTGTTCAATCTGCGCCTTCTAAAGATCACACGCCAATGTTCGTATATGGTGTTAACCACAACGAATACGCTGGTCAAGCAATCGTTTCTGCGGCTTCTTGTACCACTAACGGTTTGGCGCCGGTTGCTAAAGTTCTTAACGACAACTTCGGTATCAAGCGTGGTCTGATGTCTACTGTTCATGCTGCAACTGCAACACAAAAAACAGTTGATGGTCCTTCTTCTAAAGACTGGCGTGGCGGTCGTGGTATTCTTGAGAATATCATTCCTTCTTCAACTGGTGCGGCGAAAGCGGTTGGTAAAGTGTTGCCAGCACTTAACGGTAAACTAACTGGTATGGCTTTCCGTGTGCCTACTTCTGACGTTTCTGTTGTTGACTTGACTGTTGAGTTGGAAAAAGAAGCTTCTTATGACGAAATCTGTGCAGCAATGAAAGCAGCTTCTGAAGGTGCGCTAGCAGGTGTTCTAGGTTACACAGAAGAAGCTAACGTTTCTACTGACTTCCGTGGTGATTCTCACCCATCTATCTTTGACGCTAAAGCGGGTATCGCTCTAGATTCTACTTTCGTTAAAGTAGTTGCTTGGTATGACAACGAGTATGGTTACACTTGTAACATGATGCGCGTTGTTGAGCACGTAGGAAGCAACTAA
- a CDS encoding phosphate-starvation-inducible protein PsiE, which produces MEHYPGLRTVKRSIRMTEVIGLIIIAIATVVAGATEVISMFKAMKVTLADLLLMFLYLEVLAMVAIYLDSGKLPIRFPLYIAIIALARYLILDMKNLESMQIIAIAVTMVLIAATVLIIRYGHLKLPYEDRNNLERSLVNNEKSKDTQQESDK; this is translated from the coding sequence ATGGAACACTATCCAGGTCTAAGAACCGTCAAGCGCTCAATCCGCATGACGGAAGTCATTGGTCTAATCATTATCGCCATCGCGACCGTTGTTGCAGGCGCGACAGAAGTGATCAGCATGTTTAAAGCCATGAAGGTAACGCTGGCAGATTTGCTACTGATGTTCCTCTATCTTGAGGTTCTGGCAATGGTCGCTATTTATCTTGATTCAGGTAAATTGCCGATCCGTTTTCCACTATACATTGCCATCATCGCTTTAGCGCGCTACCTTATCCTAGACATGAAAAACCTGGAAAGCATGCAAATCATCGCGATTGCGGTGACGATGGTATTGATTGCGGCCACTGTCTTGATTATCCGTTACGGTCATTTGAAACTGCCTTATGAAGACCGTAACAATTTAGAACGCAGCCTTGTGAACAACGAAAAGTCCAAAGACACCCAGCAGGAATCCGACAAATGA
- a CDS encoding phosphoglycerate kinase, with product MSVIKMSDLNLAGKRVLIREDLNVPVKDGKVTSDARIRASLPTIKMAAEAGAKVMLMSHLGRPSEGEYAEEFSLAPVAADLSAKLGKEVRLVKDYLDGGFDVAEGEVVLLENVRFNVGEKKNDEALSKKYAALCDVYVMDAFGTAHRAQASTHGAGAFADTACAGPLLAAELDALGKALNSPARPMVAIVGGSKVSTKLTVLESLSEKVDQLVVGGGIANTFIEAAGYNVGKSLSESDLIPTCKKLNEIMEARGAAIPLASDVVCGKEFSESAAAETKNVADVADDDMIFDIGPDSAAELATIIKNAGTVVWNGPVGVFEFDQFGEGTKAISMAIAESSAFSIAGGGDTLAAIDKYDIADKVSYISTGGGAFLEFLEGKKLPAVEMLENAAKK from the coding sequence ATGTCTGTTATTAAGATGTCTGACCTAAACCTAGCTGGTAAGCGCGTATTGATCCGTGAAGATTTGAACGTGCCAGTCAAGGATGGGAAAGTAACTTCTGATGCGCGTATCCGTGCTTCACTACCAACTATTAAAATGGCTGCTGAAGCAGGTGCAAAAGTAATGTTGATGTCTCACTTGGGTCGTCCTAGCGAAGGTGAATATGCTGAAGAATTCTCTTTGGCGCCAGTTGCAGCTGATCTTTCCGCTAAATTGGGTAAAGAAGTTCGCTTGGTTAAAGACTACCTAGATGGTGGCTTTGATGTAGCAGAAGGTGAAGTTGTTCTACTTGAAAACGTACGTTTCAACGTAGGTGAGAAGAAAAACGACGAAGCTTTGTCTAAAAAATATGCAGCACTTTGTGATGTTTACGTTATGGATGCATTCGGTACAGCTCACCGTGCTCAAGCGTCTACGCATGGTGCAGGTGCATTTGCTGATACAGCTTGTGCAGGTCCTTTGTTGGCAGCTGAGTTGGATGCACTTGGTAAAGCGTTGAACAGTCCTGCGCGTCCAATGGTTGCAATCGTTGGTGGTTCTAAAGTTTCTACTAAGTTGACTGTTCTTGAGTCTTTATCTGAGAAAGTAGATCAGTTGGTTGTTGGTGGTGGTATCGCTAACACTTTCATCGAGGCGGCTGGCTACAATGTTGGTAAATCTTTGTCAGAATCTGACTTGATTCCTACTTGTAAGAAGTTGAACGAAATCATGGAAGCACGTGGTGCAGCTATTCCTTTAGCATCTGATGTTGTTTGTGGTAAAGAATTCTCTGAGTCAGCTGCTGCTGAAACTAAGAACGTAGCGGATGTTGCTGATGATGATATGATTTTCGACATCGGTCCTGACTCTGCAGCAGAATTGGCGACAATCATCAAAAACGCTGGAACAGTTGTTTGGAACGGTCCAGTAGGTGTATTTGAGTTTGACCAGTTTGGTGAAGGTACTAAAGCAATCTCTATGGCGATTGCCGAATCTTCAGCCTTCTCTATTGCTGGTGGCGGTGATACTTTGGCGGCGATTGATAAATACGATATCGCTGATAAAGTTTCTTACATCTCTACTGGTGGTGGCGCTTTCCTTGAGTTCTTGGAAGGTAAAAAACTGCCAGCTGTTGAAATGTTGGAAAACGCAGCTAAGAAGTAA